The sequence below is a genomic window from Providencia rettgeri.
CGATGGTGTTGGCATGAGATTGGCTTGGGATGATTTTACTACGGTATTTGGTTGGGGATGCTCTTCAAGCAAATCATCGGGTAAGTCTTGCGGTAAAATTTCTTGGCTTGCCGCCATCACAGTTAGCCAACGGCAGACATTTTCCAATTGGCGAACGTTACCCGACCAGTAATAGCGTTGAAGAATTTTTTCGCTATCAGGGTGCAGTACCTTACTTTCTACTCCTAACTCTTTGGCGGTATTTTGCAAAAAGTAGTGGGCAAGTCGAGGAATATCTTCAACGCGCTCACGTAATGGGGGTAATTGCACTCGGATCACGTTTAGCCTGTGAAATAAATCCTCACGAAATAGCCCTTCTTTAACCCGTTTTTCGAGATCTTGGTGGGTCGCTGCAATAATCCGCACATCCACATTAACTGGGGTATAACCGCCAATACGATAGAATTGGCCTTCCGCCAGAACGCGTAATAAGCGAGTTTGTACATCAAGGGGCATATCACCGATTTCATCTAAAAACAGTGACCCATGGTTAGCTTGTTCAAATCTCCCTTGACGTACTTGAGTCGCACCCGTAAATGCCCCTTTTTCGTGACCGAATAACTCAGATTCAATTAAATCTTTGGGAATAGCGGCCATATTTAATGCAATAAAAGGGGCATCGGCACGGGGGCTGTGCTGATGTAGCGCATGGGCAACTAACTCTTTCCCTGTACCTGACTCGCCATTGATAAGCACGCTAATTGATGAACGCGATAAACGGCCAATAATACGATAAACCTCTTGCATAGCCGGTGCTTCACCGATCATGGTCGAAGAGACAACAGGAGCGGCTTGTTTAGCTTCACGGCCAGTATGGTTTTGTTCGCGGCTATGATTCAGAGCGCGCTCGACTAATGCGACAGTTTCATCAATATCGAAAGGTTTTGGTAAGTAATCAAAGGCGCCTGATTGGTAGGCATTTACGGCAGCATCAAGGTCAGAGTGTGCTGTCATGATAATAATCGGTAAGAGAGGGTGCGATTGTTTGATGGTATTCAGAAGCTCAATACCATTTGTGCCTGGCATACGGATATCAGATAACAACACATCAGGGAGTGAATTTTCTAATGCAGCGAGTACAGCATCTGCACTGTCAAAGGAGGTACAAGCGAATTTTGCATGATCGAATGCACGCTCAAGTACCCAACGGATGGAGCTATCGTCATCGACCACCCAAATTTTTCCCTGCGTCATGGTTATCCCCTATTTCTTAATTGGTAGATAAATAGAAAACTCAGTGTGGCCCGGCCAACTGGTAAATTCGATTTTTCCTGCATGTTGGTCGACTAAACTGCGAGCAATTGATAGGCCAAGTCCGGTGCCATCTGGTCGTCCACTTACCATGGGATAAAATAATGTATCCTGAATTGCCAAGGGAATACCGGGGCCGTTATCTTCAATATCAATACGTGCAGCCAATCGATAACGCTCACCTTGCAGCGTGACTTGAAATGCCGTTCGTGTACGCAAGGTGATATAACCCCCCGTTTCAGCGAGAGCTTGCAATGCATTTCGAGTGATATTAAGGAGTACCTGCTCGATTTGGTCTGGGTAATATTCTAATTCAGGCAGACTCGGGTCATAGTCTCGAATTAGCGTCACGTTATCGGGTTTTTCTAATGACACCAAGCGCGTTACATTTTCCATAATATGATGGATACTTTGCTGTGTTTTCGGCCCCGGGTATTGTGGGCCAAGTAGCCTATCAACAAGCGCTCGCAGGCGGTCGGCCTGCTCGATAATCACTTGAGTATATTCATTTAGTTGTGGGTCAGGGAGCGCTTTAGATAGTAATTGCGCAGCGCCTCGCAAACCCCCGAGTGGATTTTTGATTTCGTGAGCAAGCCCTCGGATTAATTCGCGTGCGGCAAGTTGTTGGGCATTTTGCGCGAGTTCTTGGCTAAGACGTCGCTGGCTATCTAATTGTGAAAGCTCAACTAAAATAAATTGCTCTGAAAAAGGCTGTGCGCTGAACGACATCACATGGGAATGGTTATTAAAGACCAAGGTAACTTCATTTTCGGTAAAACTGTGACCGTCTTTTAAACTATTAAGCATGAGTTCATCATTGAGCGAACAATAGCTAAATAGTAGAGGTAGTGGTGTACCGTATAGCTTGCGCTGGCTTTGGGTTAAGATCTGGAGTGCAGCATGGTTGGCATAATGGATAACCAAGTCGTAATCCAAAATTAGCACGCTATTAATGAGAGAGTCGAGAATATGTTCCGGTGCTGGCAAATGTTCGGTTTTCATGTAATGTTGCTCCTGCACTATTTTGGTGCATTATACCTGATAGACCAAACAACCGATATTTGATTTTTGTTGCGTAAATACGTTAGAGATAAAAGGCCCCATCAAAAGATGGGGCAAGTGCTTCACGGCAACAAAGACTAACAGTGGAACGGCGTGTTACACACTGTAGTACATTTCAAATTCGAGAGGGTGTGGTGCCATACGAACACGTTGGATGTCGGCACGGGTTAATTCAATATACGCATCAATAGCGTCATTCGTGAATACACCACCACGGGTTAAGAATTCACGGTCTTTATCTAATTCCGCTAACGCTTCGTCTAAAGAGCCTGAAACAGTTGGAATTTCTTTGGCTTCTTCTGGTGGTAAGTCATATAAATTTTTGTCCATCGCATCACCAGGGTGGATCTTATTGATGATGCCATCAAGACCGGCCATTAACTGGGCTGCAAACGCTAAATATGGGTTAGCAGCTGGGTCTGGGAAGCGAACTTCAATACGGCGTGCTTTGGTACTCGCGACGACTGGAATACGAATCGAAGCAGAACGGTTACGTGCAGAATATGCCAACATGACTGGTGCTTCAAAGCCAGGAACTAAGCGTTTGTATGAGTTAGTCGTTGGGTTTGTAAATGCGTTCAGTGCACGTGCATGCTTAATAATTCCACCGATGTAATACAGCGCCATTTCGGATAAACCGCCGTATTTGTCACCTGCGAACAGGTTAACGCCACCTTTAGATAAAGACATATGGCAGTGCATACCTGAACCGTTATCACCCACTAAAGGTTTAGGCATAAAGGTCGCTGTTTTGCCGTAGGCATGGGCAACATTGTGAACAACATATTTATAAATTTGGGTTTCATCCGCTTTTTTGGTCATGGTATTAAAGCGGGTCGCCACTTCGTTCTGGCCAGCGGTTGCCACTTCATGGTGGTGAGCTTCAACAACCAAGCCCATCTCTTCCATCGTGGTACACATAGCTGAACGCAAGTCTTGTGATGAATCAACCGGTGGAACTGGGAAATAACCGCCTTTTACTGCAGGGCGATGGCCTTTATTACCACCTTCGTACTTGGTGCCTGTATTCCATGCCGCTTCGATATCATCAATATGGTAGTAACTACCATGCATGTTGTTGCCAAAACGA
It includes:
- the glnG gene encoding nitrogen regulation protein NR(I); the encoded protein is MTQGKIWVVDDDSSIRWVLERAFDHAKFACTSFDSADAVLAALENSLPDVLLSDIRMPGTNGIELLNTIKQSHPLLPIIIMTAHSDLDAAVNAYQSGAFDYLPKPFDIDETVALVERALNHSREQNHTGREAKQAAPVVSSTMIGEAPAMQEVYRIIGRLSRSSISVLINGESGTGKELVAHALHQHSPRADAPFIALNMAAIPKDLIESELFGHEKGAFTGATQVRQGRFEQANHGSLFLDEIGDMPLDVQTRLLRVLAEGQFYRIGGYTPVNVDVRIIAATHQDLEKRVKEGLFREDLFHRLNVIRVQLPPLRERVEDIPRLAHYFLQNTAKELGVESKVLHPDSEKILQRYYWSGNVRQLENVCRWLTVMAASQEILPQDLPDDLLEEHPQPNTVVKSSQANLMPTPSLSSQDPISNAQWFELLEEWTDSALMDGKENLFAQTMPLLERTMLNCALRYTNGHKQEAARLLGWGRNTLTRKLKELGIE
- the glnA gene encoding glutamate--ammonia ligase, whose protein sequence is MSAEHVLSLIKEHNVRFIDLRFTDTKGKEQHITIPAHQVDEDFFEEGQMFDGSSIGGWKGINESDMVLMPDPSTAMLDPFYADITLIIRCDILEPGTMQGYDRDPRSISKRAEDFLRSSGIADIVLFGPEPEFFVFDDIRFGNNMHGSYYHIDDIEAAWNTGTKYEGGNKGHRPAVKGGYFPVPPVDSSQDLRSAMCTTMEEMGLVVEAHHHEVATAGQNEVATRFNTMTKKADETQIYKYVVHNVAHAYGKTATFMPKPLVGDNGSGMHCHMSLSKGGVNLFAGDKYGGLSEMALYYIGGIIKHARALNAFTNPTTNSYKRLVPGFEAPVMLAYSARNRSASIRIPVVASTKARRIEVRFPDPAANPYLAFAAQLMAGLDGIINKIHPGDAMDKNLYDLPPEEAKEIPTVSGSLDEALAELDKDREFLTRGGVFTNDAIDAYIELTRADIQRVRMAPHPLEFEMYYSV
- the glnL gene encoding nitrogen regulation protein NR(II), which codes for MKTEHLPAPEHILDSLINSVLILDYDLVIHYANHAALQILTQSQRKLYGTPLPLLFSYCSLNDELMLNSLKDGHSFTENEVTLVFNNHSHVMSFSAQPFSEQFILVELSQLDSQRRLSQELAQNAQQLAARELIRGLAHEIKNPLGGLRGAAQLLSKALPDPQLNEYTQVIIEQADRLRALVDRLLGPQYPGPKTQQSIHHIMENVTRLVSLEKPDNVTLIRDYDPSLPELEYYPDQIEQVLLNITRNALQALAETGGYITLRTRTAFQVTLQGERYRLAARIDIEDNGPGIPLAIQDTLFYPMVSGRPDGTGLGLSIARSLVDQHAGKIEFTSWPGHTEFSIYLPIKK